A portion of the Eubacterium maltosivorans genome contains these proteins:
- a CDS encoding S8 family serine peptidase yields MKKRILAIALSLALILSAVPASALAQENDAAASLGTPGVDYVPGEAVVYVNGGAAALNNTNGLGRSAAPAYETEELMTVEDTAAIPDEASRLLRSAAADTGKSLVLVKSDQDTESLIAALQNNPNVAFAEPNYYVEPYGVGEPTDKGYPYQWALDNKMNSGDPTAAVNPAVDINAVEAWKQYTTSSDKPVVAVLDSGVDYEHPDLKNIMWDDGLNYDTLTKMGGGQYGYNVLGDVNGEKDKSDPMDTDIGHGTHCAGIIGAEWNNDVQADEDSVAGVSPNVQIMAVRFLGNSGAGTVSSAIQGYAYIQAAAKAGVNVVAVNNSWGPSNYDGAQLRSVSTAATAIGQEYGVVSCFAAGNSNVNNDLNTSGIVDSPYVVTVGAMDSQGYRSGFSCWGQESVDVFSPGSQILSTVTTYEDDAHPFYTHTMPVQYLPQIQADADSYFYEDFESGAPKVGMRLLDAAGKEVETAKATTALGYNSAKSLALPLDSIENGQSFAIELTFDRKDLKDINTAENFHLAFQGGCDNAMYGETFLIQYQNAEGQWTDINSTQIIGQDASGSPSYMPARLRLYDHSWVQSTQEINLPDFGQYVNDSEKDTVALRLVPRPAGNGTLGVMSGKTGNAAAFRLDDLGFGKKASDYFYSDGTSMATPVVTGLAALLSETFNSQTTKAEHAAEICARIKGGVNRKEQKDLADKSVSGGFIDAAAAFDENQCVPVLNDLEINENGQATLSGYFFGTQGSLTVGGQTADVTSWADNTITFTLPAGISGKQEIVVKPGGKDYGRDFFEVGLATRGYDSLSAPAISFGEYGGYPITSADLLPMTMGATDSHLAYVGYQMEGDGGLGTPYFSVYDIKTDTWSKAALPEKILPMPSKDYYSLTGGKTKFYLLYTELNAEGTELTPKIGTYDPADGSWTSVNAEGFSGTERLVVYKDQLLAVGGDDMVKDDTGATVSSSARASVKMIDPSTGKTTGSLADMLEGRSGATVTASGSTLMVTGGNSGAANASHTVYTNTLSYNGGKWERHNDNLLGMESLDPMQTLDTAYTAVNGGMMAVGPIADLDKDNMRDTWSLKGDVWSADESRLYSQSKTTRNIGAASGGKFYVLSYTGKTSAPLIFRATDVDYTGPTADPGSDKPVPPTPTPEPQPSVNPTPTTQPADTDTTTTSGKNAGTGIFETTAGKTLVMAAVLLIVAGGGFALYRKRKNG; encoded by the coding sequence GTGAAAAAAAGAATTTTAGCCATCGCTTTAAGCCTGGCACTGATCCTGTCCGCCGTGCCAGCTTCGGCACTGGCCCAGGAAAATGACGCAGCCGCCAGTCTCGGCACTCCCGGGGTGGACTATGTCCCCGGCGAGGCCGTTGTCTATGTGAACGGCGGCGCGGCAGCCCTCAACAATACCAACGGCCTTGGCCGAAGCGCTGCACCGGCCTACGAGACCGAGGAGCTGATGACCGTGGAGGACACGGCAGCCATACCGGATGAAGCCAGCAGACTGCTGCGCAGCGCAGCGGCGGATACGGGCAAGAGCCTGGTGCTGGTCAAGAGTGATCAGGACACCGAGAGCCTCATCGCCGCTCTGCAAAACAACCCCAACGTGGCATTTGCAGAGCCCAACTATTACGTAGAGCCCTACGGCGTGGGAGAGCCAACCGATAAAGGCTATCCGTACCAGTGGGCCCTGGACAATAAGATGAACAGCGGCGATCCAACAGCCGCAGTCAACCCCGCGGTGGATATTAACGCGGTGGAAGCCTGGAAACAGTATACTACTTCCAGTGATAAGCCCGTAGTGGCCGTACTGGACAGCGGCGTGGATTACGAACACCCGGATTTAAAGAATATTATGTGGGACGATGGCCTGAACTATGACACGCTTACAAAAATGGGCGGCGGCCAATATGGCTACAATGTTCTGGGCGACGTCAATGGCGAGAAGGACAAGAGTGACCCCATGGATACAGACATCGGCCACGGCACCCACTGCGCGGGCATTATCGGCGCGGAGTGGAACAACGATGTACAGGCTGATGAAGACAGTGTTGCCGGCGTGAGCCCTAACGTGCAGATCATGGCCGTACGGTTTCTGGGCAACAGCGGAGCCGGCACCGTCTCCAGCGCCATTCAGGGCTACGCTTACATCCAGGCCGCGGCCAAAGCCGGCGTAAACGTGGTGGCGGTCAATAACTCCTGGGGACCCTCCAATTATGACGGCGCACAGCTGCGCTCAGTCTCCACTGCCGCCACGGCCATTGGCCAGGAATACGGCGTGGTCTCCTGCTTTGCGGCGGGCAATTCCAATGTCAATAACGACCTCAATACCAGCGGCATTGTGGACAGCCCCTACGTGGTAACAGTGGGCGCCATGGACAGCCAGGGCTACCGCAGCGGGTTCTCCTGCTGGGGTCAGGAATCTGTGGACGTCTTTTCGCCTGGAAGCCAGATTCTGTCCACTGTCACCACCTATGAGGATGACGCGCACCCCTTCTATACTCATACCATGCCTGTCCAGTATCTGCCGCAGATTCAGGCCGATGCGGACAGTTATTTCTATGAGGATTTTGAAAGTGGCGCCCCGAAGGTGGGCATGCGCCTTCTGGACGCTGCGGGCAAAGAGGTGGAGACCGCCAAAGCAACCACAGCGCTGGGCTACAACAGTGCTAAAAGCCTTGCCCTGCCGCTGGACAGCATTGAAAACGGCCAGAGCTTTGCCATTGAGCTGACCTTTGACCGGAAAGATTTGAAAGACATCAATACTGCTGAGAATTTTCACCTCGCCTTCCAGGGCGGGTGTGACAACGCCATGTACGGCGAGACCTTCCTGATCCAGTACCAGAACGCCGAGGGCCAGTGGACTGACATCAATTCTACCCAGATCATCGGCCAGGACGCCAGCGGCAGCCCCAGCTACATGCCGGCCCGTCTGCGCCTGTACGACCATAGCTGGGTGCAGTCCACCCAGGAGATCAATCTGCCCGATTTTGGACAATATGTAAATGATAGCGAAAAAGACACCGTGGCCCTGCGCCTGGTGCCAAGGCCAGCAGGAAATGGGACCTTGGGTGTCATGAGCGGCAAGACAGGCAATGCTGCCGCCTTCCGCCTAGACGATCTGGGATTTGGCAAAAAAGCCTCCGATTATTTTTATTCAGACGGCACCTCCATGGCCACCCCGGTGGTCACCGGACTGGCCGCGCTGCTGTCAGAAACCTTTAACAGCCAGACAACCAAAGCCGAACACGCGGCTGAAATCTGCGCCCGTATCAAGGGCGGGGTTAACCGCAAAGAGCAAAAGGATCTGGCGGATAAATCTGTGTCCGGCGGCTTTATTGACGCTGCGGCCGCCTTTGATGAAAACCAGTGCGTGCCTGTGCTCAACGATCTGGAAATCAATGAAAACGGCCAAGCCACGCTGAGCGGCTACTTCTTTGGAACCCAGGGATCCCTTACCGTGGGTGGCCAGACAGCCGACGTCACCAGCTGGGCCGATAACACCATCACCTTCACCCTGCCCGCAGGCATTAGCGGAAAACAGGAAATTGTCGTGAAACCAGGGGGTAAGGACTATGGCCGTGATTTCTTCGAGGTGGGTCTGGCTACCAGGGGCTACGACAGCCTGAGTGCGCCGGCCATTAGCTTTGGGGAATACGGGGGCTATCCCATCACCTCAGCCGATCTGCTCCCCATGACCATGGGCGCCACCGACAGCCATCTGGCCTATGTGGGTTATCAGATGGAAGGCGACGGGGGTCTGGGAACACCCTATTTCTCAGTCTATGATATAAAAACCGATACCTGGAGCAAGGCGGCCCTGCCCGAGAAGATCCTGCCCATGCCGTCAAAGGACTACTATTCGCTGACCGGCGGCAAGACCAAATTTTATCTGTTGTACACCGAGCTAAATGCGGAGGGCACCGAGCTCACGCCTAAAATCGGAACCTATGATCCGGCAGATGGCAGCTGGACCAGCGTGAACGCAGAGGGCTTTAGCGGTACCGAGCGGCTGGTGGTCTATAAGGACCAGCTTCTGGCCGTGGGTGGCGACGATATGGTTAAGGATGATACCGGAGCCACCGTCAGCAGCAGCGCCCGGGCATCCGTAAAAATGATTGACCCCAGCACTGGCAAGACCACAGGCAGCCTTGCGGATATGCTCGAAGGGCGCAGCGGAGCAACCGTCACCGCCTCAGGCAGCACCCTCATGGTGACCGGCGGCAACAGCGGCGCGGCCAACGCCAGCCATACGGTTTACACCAACACCCTGAGCTACAACGGCGGCAAATGGGAGCGCCATAATGACAACCTCCTGGGCATGGAAAGCCTGGACCCAATGCAGACCCTGGACACAGCCTATACCGCGGTCAACGGCGGTATGATGGCCGTGGGTCCGATTGCAGACCTGGATAAGGACAATATGCGGGATACCTGGAGCCTTAAGGGCGACGTCTGGAGCGCTGACGAAAGCCGGCTTTACAGCCAGTCCAAGACCACCCGCAACATAGGCGCGGCCAGCGGCGGCAAATTCTATGTGCTCAGCTACACTGGAAAAACGAGCGCGCCCTTGATATTCCGGGCTACTGATGTAGACTACACCGGCCCTACTGCCGACCCGGGCAGCGACAAGCCCGTACCACCGACCCCGACCCCGGAACCACAGCCCAGCGTCAACCCAACCCCGACCACACAGCCCGCTGACACAGACACCACCACAACCAGCGGCAAAAACGCGGGTACCGGTATCTTTGAAACCACCGCAGGCAAAACCCTCGTCATGGCGGCTGTACTGCTGATCGTGGCAGGCGGGGGCTTCGCGCTCTATCGGAAACGGAAAAACGGGTAG
- a CDS encoding GHKL domain-containing protein → MLESNIFIRYFLGFWLQVAPVAALCYLAFDPRDYRLPAGRMAGLNLIVMLMLSILQTLAWAFNERLHSQDAEAAFNGNSMIFYIFLLLCFLLFLFCVRSTLVKKLLVFSMGFAYAVFVASCANAFLVRYEAFGFWNSAREAGVMLQGGSFYIILLVEIVTLPPLVLFMRRMVCPVLRVMDIKTSRYLCLTIIVMLLLYGASYTQVTFDFDTVVFVFYSLTLCVFGSFGIFFFTARQMNKSRETEEKARQLEHQIELEELNYRNITASIENTRMIRHDVRHHLRLIGEMAEKGDTTAIQAYIAAYDARVQSETSAPVSDNYILNTIYQYYYGKCRESGITLTARAQLEERPGVGPVDLTVLFSNILENAYNACQSVAPERRMIDLRVGRIGNSVVVVLKNTTSAADARGELTTAGLGEKGGGGRRGLGLSSVQRIVDAHGGYIEYRCKDGVFMTKISMIGSNLNEEENRR, encoded by the coding sequence TTGCTGGAATCCAATATTTTTATCCGGTATTTTCTGGGGTTCTGGCTGCAGGTGGCGCCCGTTGCGGCCCTGTGCTATCTGGCCTTTGACCCGCGGGATTACCGCCTGCCGGCAGGAAGGATGGCAGGCCTGAACCTTATCGTTATGCTTATGCTCTCAATCCTGCAAACCCTGGCCTGGGCCTTTAACGAGCGGCTTCACAGCCAGGATGCCGAGGCCGCCTTTAACGGGAACAGCATGATCTTTTACATTTTTCTGCTTTTGTGCTTTCTGCTGTTTCTGTTCTGCGTGCGCAGCACTTTGGTCAAAAAGCTGCTGGTTTTTTCAATGGGCTTTGCCTACGCGGTTTTTGTGGCCTCCTGCGCCAACGCCTTTCTGGTGAGATACGAAGCCTTCGGCTTCTGGAACAGCGCCAGGGAGGCCGGCGTCATGCTTCAGGGCGGCTCCTTCTATATTATCCTGCTGGTCGAAATCGTGACCCTGCCGCCGCTGGTCCTGTTTATGCGCAGGATGGTCTGCCCGGTGCTGCGGGTGATGGATATCAAAACCAGCCGTTACCTGTGCCTGACCATCATTGTGATGCTGCTGCTTTACGGTGCCAGCTATACTCAGGTAACCTTTGATTTTGACACAGTGGTCTTTGTCTTTTACAGCCTGACCCTGTGCGTGTTTGGCTCCTTTGGCATTTTTTTCTTTACAGCCCGCCAGATGAACAAAAGCCGGGAAACAGAGGAGAAGGCCCGGCAGCTTGAGCACCAGATCGAGCTTGAGGAGCTTAACTACCGAAATATTACCGCCAGCATTGAGAACACCCGCATGATCCGGCACGATGTGCGCCACCATTTGCGGCTCATCGGAGAGATGGCGGAAAAGGGAGATACCACAGCCATTCAGGCCTATATCGCTGCCTACGACGCGCGTGTGCAATCCGAGACATCGGCTCCGGTTTCGGACAATTATATTTTGAATACCATCTACCAGTACTATTATGGCAAATGCCGTGAGAGCGGGATTACCCTTACGGCCAGGGCCCAGCTGGAGGAGCGTCCGGGCGTCGGTCCGGTGGATTTAACGGTCCTTTTCTCCAATATTCTGGAAAACGCTTATAATGCCTGCCAGTCTGTGGCGCCGGAGCGCAGGATGATTGATCTTCGGGTGGGCCGGATTGGCAATTCTGTGGTGGTAGTCCTAAAAAACACCACCTCGGCAGCGGACGCTCGGGGTGAGCTGACAACTGCCGGGCTGGGTGAAAAAGGAGGTGGCGGCCGCAGAGGTCTGGGCCTGTCCAGCGTACAGCGCATTGTGGACGCCCACGGCGGTTATATTGAATACCGCTGCAAGGACGGTGTGTTTATGACGAAGATCAGTATGATTGGCTCAAATTTAAATGAAGAAGAAAACAGGAGGTAA
- a CDS encoding LytR/AlgR family response regulator transcription factor: MKILLCEDNQLELEEAKRCIQEATEDYQTPVKLHCFQEVESCLGYLENNVPDLAFIDIFMGEESGLHIARAIREKSRQAQIVFLTGSNEFAVESYDVEALDYVLKPPTPDRIRRTFEKYLQKYNSVEKFIQVKWRREELKIKESSILYIKTTGNETSFYTDNGVVSVYYPLKEIEKQLSPEWFLRLRKGLITSMDYIETMDTGCCTLKNGEEYSLSRKDKAAIRKKYFDYQFSKIEGR; encoded by the coding sequence ATGAAAATTTTGCTGTGCGAGGACAACCAGCTGGAACTGGAGGAGGCAAAGCGTTGCATCCAGGAAGCCACGGAGGATTACCAGACTCCCGTGAAGCTGCACTGTTTTCAAGAGGTTGAGAGCTGTCTTGGCTATCTTGAGAATAACGTGCCAGATCTGGCCTTTATTGATATTTTTATGGGAGAGGAATCCGGCCTGCATATTGCTCGGGCGATCCGGGAGAAGAGCCGTCAGGCTCAGATCGTTTTCCTGACCGGCTCCAACGAATTTGCTGTGGAGTCCTACGACGTGGAGGCCTTAGACTATGTATTAAAACCGCCAACGCCCGATCGGATCAGGCGTACCTTCGAGAAATATCTGCAAAAATACAACAGTGTGGAGAAATTCATTCAGGTTAAATGGCGGCGGGAGGAACTGAAAATCAAGGAGAGCAGTATTCTTTATATCAAAACCACGGGTAACGAGACCAGCTTTTACACCGATAATGGCGTGGTCAGTGTCTATTATCCCCTGAAGGAGATTGAAAAGCAGCTGTCGCCGGAATGGTTTCTCAGGCTCCGCAAGGGGCTGATTACCAGCATGGATTATATTGAGACCATGGACACAGGCTGCTGCACCCTGAAAAACGGCGAGGAGTACAGCCTCAGCCGCAAGGATAAAGCCGCTATCCGAAAAAAATATTTTGATTATCAGTTTTCAAAAATTGAAGGGAGATAA
- a CDS encoding lectin like domain-containing protein: protein MKKKSDVKALRRRVFAAALGVTLSFAAFTGSAVLAMPEIPVDTSGVDNYNGGRLPAGLDSSYYTLPQDTNAITPRGVEQPLPEKYDLRNENLVTGTRAQDPWGSCWSFGNTSSIESNAVLNGAGSASSLDYSEHYMAWFTFQPYQGEGYQIVEGTASVLDFGGRRQMATADTTAWFGPVSEALAPYVNAAGTLDKSGDWSLPSSLRDEADEVHVQNVDYLPETGVFTGTAVDKDGYTYKTGYSFDEAALKAVKSALMENGVLDVSYHSAKSLPDQDDKTTEIFNTTTHAQYSPRNASANHEVSIVGWDDTYGVENFSTTPPGRGAWIVKNSWGKGDGGPGSVDAEGYFYISYYDQTVSEFTSYQVDVPKNGLFSYDNNYQYDFLGYKSFVSVPPSEASRGNKVANVFTAEKDEVLTAVSAITVDTNSTVEVEIYKLADGADLSNAGEAVSTATAWPTYGGYHTIALDTPVELKAGERFAVVETITGARGGYMPMEMGYSGVIPQNGGTITSIAKIEHGQSYVGAEEDGQWVWSDVADTPKMPNGDETINYGNVMIKAFTVDKDATAPTVTVEVESFDKAGQSLGRQTVTDFNNVAALPDNTVQIALTSSAQKGTASLSVNGVAYTEDTKIPANSVITVDGLSQPRGNNNVQYTLSYKVDEIMITDANVTVTGAADLLPPGTIFSATQLDETALGEAALTNLKNSYKAFTLYEVKTQKDGKDLALPEGKTVTLSFPLPEGYDAAKTGVYLVREDGSITPFTTSAAAPDAQAKTLNAEGAENAAAVLSVDTSVLNGTYAIALEKDQSEGGATPDNGSGTSTDTTVHQDGGAKASGNVLTGILETPQHAGAACIVALAAIFGAGYVYRRKRTR, encoded by the coding sequence ATGAAAAAGAAATCGGATGTAAAAGCTCTGAGACGGCGCGTGTTCGCGGCTGCTCTGGGCGTAACCTTAAGCTTTGCGGCCTTTACCGGCTCTGCCGTGCTGGCAATGCCGGAGATTCCAGTAGATACCAGCGGTGTTGATAACTACAACGGCGGCCGCCTGCCCGCCGGGCTGGATTCGTCCTACTACACCCTGCCCCAGGACACCAACGCCATTACCCCAAGAGGCGTGGAGCAGCCGTTACCGGAGAAATACGACCTGCGGAATGAAAACCTTGTGACCGGAACCCGCGCCCAGGACCCCTGGGGTTCCTGCTGGTCTTTTGGCAATACCTCCAGCATCGAATCCAACGCAGTGCTAAACGGCGCTGGCAGCGCCAGCAGCCTGGACTACTCCGAGCACTATATGGCCTGGTTTACCTTCCAGCCTTATCAGGGCGAGGGATATCAGATTGTGGAGGGTACGGCAAGCGTCCTGGATTTTGGTGGACGCCGCCAGATGGCCACAGCCGACACCACAGCCTGGTTTGGGCCAGTATCTGAGGCGCTGGCACCTTATGTCAACGCTGCCGGCACTCTGGATAAAAGCGGTGACTGGAGCCTGCCTTCAAGCCTGCGGGATGAGGCAGACGAGGTGCACGTGCAGAACGTGGATTACCTGCCTGAGACCGGTGTCTTTACTGGCACAGCTGTGGATAAGGACGGCTACACCTATAAAACCGGCTATTCCTTTGACGAGGCTGCCTTAAAGGCCGTTAAGAGCGCTCTCATGGAAAACGGTGTGCTGGATGTGTCCTACCATTCGGCGAAATCACTTCCAGATCAGGATGACAAGACCACCGAAATTTTTAATACGACAACCCATGCCCAGTACAGCCCAAGAAATGCTTCGGCCAACCACGAAGTCTCCATTGTGGGATGGGACGATACCTACGGTGTTGAGAACTTCAGCACCACGCCGCCGGGACGGGGCGCGTGGATTGTCAAAAACAGCTGGGGCAAGGGCGACGGCGGCCCGGGCTCCGTGGATGCAGAAGGCTATTTCTACATCTCCTACTATGATCAGACCGTCAGCGAGTTCACCTCATACCAGGTGGATGTGCCGAAAAACGGCCTGTTCAGCTATGACAATAACTATCAGTATGACTTTTTAGGCTATAAGTCTTTTGTGTCGGTTCCGCCGAGCGAGGCCAGCAGAGGCAACAAGGTGGCCAATGTTTTTACCGCGGAAAAGGACGAGGTTTTAACCGCTGTGTCTGCCATCACCGTGGATACGAACAGCACCGTTGAGGTTGAAATTTATAAGCTGGCCGATGGCGCAGACCTTTCAAACGCGGGCGAGGCTGTCTCCACAGCTACGGCCTGGCCCACCTACGGCGGCTACCACACCATCGCGCTGGACACACCAGTTGAGCTGAAGGCCGGCGAGCGCTTTGCCGTGGTCGAGACCATCACCGGCGCCAGAGGCGGCTATATGCCTATGGAGATGGGCTACAGCGGCGTTATACCTCAGAACGGGGGCACCATCACGTCCATTGCCAAGATTGAGCATGGGCAGAGCTATGTCGGCGCCGAGGAAGACGGCCAGTGGGTCTGGTCTGACGTGGCAGATACGCCTAAAATGCCAAACGGCGACGAAACCATTAACTATGGCAATGTGATGATCAAAGCCTTTACGGTGGATAAGGACGCCACGGCTCCAACCGTTACTGTAGAAGTTGAAAGCTTTGACAAAGCAGGACAGAGTCTGGGCAGGCAGACCGTCACCGATTTTAACAACGTGGCGGCATTGCCGGATAACACGGTTCAGATCGCTCTGACCAGCAGCGCTCAGAAAGGTACGGCCAGCCTGAGTGTGAATGGCGTGGCTTACACCGAGGACACAAAGATTCCAGCCAATAGTGTGATTACCGTTGATGGCCTTTCTCAGCCGAGAGGAAACAACAATGTCCAATATACCCTGAGCTATAAGGTTGATGAGATAATGATTACGGATGCGAATGTTACTGTAACTGGGGCCGCCGATCTGCTGCCCCCGGGCACCATTTTCAGTGCCACACAGCTGGACGAAACCGCCCTGGGCGAAGCGGCCCTGACTAATCTTAAAAACAGCTATAAGGCCTTTACCCTGTATGAGGTTAAAACTCAGAAGGATGGCAAAGACCTGGCCCTGCCAGAGGGCAAAACCGTCACCCTGAGCTTCCCGCTGCCCGAGGGCTACGACGCGGCCAAAACCGGTGTATACCTGGTGAGGGAGGATGGGAGCATCACTCCCTTTACCACCAGCGCAGCTGCCCCGGATGCCCAGGCTAAGACTCTGAACGCCGAAGGGGCTGAAAATGCCGCCGCAGTGTTGAGCGTAGACACCAGTGTACTCAACGGCACCTACGCCATTGCTCTTGAAAAGGATCAGAGTGAGGGCGGTGCGACGCCGGATAATGGCAGCGGCACCAGTACAGACACAACCGTCCATCAGGACGGCGGCGCAAAAGCCAGCGGCAACGTGCTCACTGGTATTCTTGAAACCCCGCAGCACGCCGGCGCTGCCTGCATCGTGGCACTGGCCGCCATTTTTGGCGCGGGCTATGTTTACCGCAGAAAAAGGACACGGTAA